The following are encoded together in the Pectobacterium punjabense genome:
- a CDS encoding amidohydrolase has translation MEKNSARRTANTSQSQNTVKNTSSILANYTATGRYSFRLAALAVTVSGLLFSSPTLMAAETAATADLVLRNGNIYTVNQGQPWAEAVAVRDGRYVFIGSNAQAAEFIGPKTQVVDLNGSMAMPGINDVHAHPLDGGYEDIYSCNFAQTSSLDDILSQVSECAKKAGPGEWVIGSAWGSPRMAELSTAEALAKLDKVSNGRPVILRDDSYHNRWINSEAMRLANITAQSVSPAGGVIVKDAKTGEPTGLLQEFPAFQHVQSLVPVRTEEQRLTSGRGAAKTMVSLGITGVQEAVSSEVNLRIWSKIDRAEGLPLRIIGSIVSTPLLDEGAAGMELVARRDVYRTTNFLPDRFKFVLDGVPPAHTAKLIEPYLPTKAHGDHYHGDTHYTTEQVVEILSKLDKQGISTKLHAAGDGSLRLALDAVEQVRKINGPNGPMHQIAHTHLISPQDMPRFAQLRVAADLSPMLWFPSDMTNASVVTIGEERMKDFVPTVKLLRSGAVVAGGSDWPAGGPTPSPWIGIEGLVTRQNPLGDAPGTLAPEEAVDLSEAIRIYTINSAKAMGIEKETGSVELGKSADLIVLDRHLFNVPIKQVHRANVVKTYFKGQLVHSAPEKS, from the coding sequence ATGGAAAAAAATAGTGCACGTCGCACCGCTAACACGAGTCAATCCCAAAACACTGTCAAAAACACATCCTCGATACTGGCTAACTACACGGCAACAGGACGCTATTCTTTTAGGCTCGCGGCACTGGCTGTCACCGTCTCAGGTTTGCTTTTTTCCTCACCCACGCTCATGGCGGCAGAAACGGCAGCGACTGCCGATTTAGTGTTACGCAATGGCAATATTTATACCGTTAATCAAGGTCAGCCGTGGGCAGAAGCCGTCGCGGTACGTGATGGCCGCTATGTTTTCATCGGTTCAAATGCGCAGGCAGCAGAGTTTATCGGCCCGAAAACACAGGTGGTTGACCTCAACGGCAGCATGGCAATGCCGGGGATTAATGATGTCCATGCTCATCCGTTAGACGGAGGCTATGAAGATATTTATTCCTGTAACTTCGCACAAACAAGTTCACTGGATGACATTCTGAGTCAGGTCAGTGAATGTGCGAAAAAAGCAGGTCCCGGAGAATGGGTGATCGGTTCTGCCTGGGGCAGCCCACGTATGGCGGAGCTTTCTACCGCTGAAGCGCTGGCAAAATTGGATAAAGTCAGTAACGGGCGACCGGTGATTCTACGTGATGATTCTTACCATAACCGCTGGATTAACAGCGAAGCGATGCGTCTGGCCAATATCACTGCCCAGTCCGTTAGCCCAGCCGGTGGCGTCATTGTTAAAGATGCAAAAACAGGCGAACCCACTGGCCTGTTACAAGAATTCCCCGCGTTCCAGCATGTACAAAGCCTGGTCCCTGTACGCACAGAAGAACAACGTCTGACTTCAGGACGTGGGGCTGCAAAAACGATGGTGTCGTTAGGTATTACGGGCGTGCAGGAGGCGGTCAGTTCTGAAGTCAATCTACGTATCTGGAGCAAGATTGACCGGGCAGAGGGCCTGCCTCTGCGTATTATCGGTTCTATCGTCTCCACCCCGCTGTTGGATGAAGGCGCTGCGGGTATGGAGCTGGTTGCCCGACGCGATGTCTACCGCACCACGAACTTCCTTCCCGATCGTTTTAAATTTGTGTTGGATGGCGTCCCCCCAGCCCACACTGCGAAGTTGATTGAGCCCTATCTGCCAACCAAAGCCCATGGCGATCACTATCACGGCGATACCCACTACACCACCGAGCAAGTCGTCGAAATTCTCTCCAAGCTGGATAAGCAAGGGATATCAACCAAACTTCATGCTGCGGGAGATGGTTCACTCCGTCTGGCGCTGGATGCCGTTGAGCAAGTGCGTAAAATTAATGGACCAAATGGTCCGATGCACCAAATCGCGCATACGCATTTGATCTCCCCGCAAGATATGCCACGTTTTGCGCAGTTGCGGGTTGCCGCCGACCTCTCGCCGATGCTGTGGTTCCCATCCGATATGACTAACGCCAGCGTCGTGACCATTGGCGAAGAGCGAATGAAGGATTTTGTCCCAACGGTTAAATTGTTGCGTTCTGGCGCAGTGGTCGCTGGCGGTTCTGACTGGCCAGCCGGTGGCCCTACGCCATCTCCCTGGATCGGCATTGAAGGACTGGTAACACGCCAGAATCCGCTAGGTGATGCACCCGGTACATTGGCTCCTGAAGAGGCTGTCGATCTGTCTGAAGCGATCCGTATCTATACCATCAACAGCGCGAAAGCGATGGGCATAGAGAAAGAGACGGGATCGGTCGAGCTGGGTAAATCTGCCGATCTGATCGTATTGGATCGCCACTTGTTCAACGTACCGATCAAACAGGTTCATCGCGCCAACGTGGTCAAAACGTATTTCAAAGGCCAGCTCGTCCATTCAGCGCCAGAGAAATCCTGA
- a CDS encoding site-specific integrase has protein sequence MYNAIKDPEWLKIKAKANGYTFSLHENIWVLNKDSSIYFTGLDDLLKGELKINFLKTLAYFAEHYSGKYTMNLYYRTKEYLLFCKGENTFSPEQIINYKYFLSDKIWYLSFVKIFLKKWYGLGYSGITKEIVDLFDNWRIKGNIKGDLVKRKDPNEGPLTNCELSAINEKLVQAYEKNKINKRDLTISLLLSHTGRRTLQISQLKIKDLISTSNKKGEKIYFINIPRIKQRNVDFRSSFKSFALHKELWELIYSLIEENLKKMESYSVFKLNDEDLEELPLFPCWNALSEIKNEGEFKNNLLTDKYHIKTNNIRRIINNMAERCQIYSERTGELINLNPRRFRYTIGTRAAREGFGELIIAELLDHSDTQNAGIYVKNVPEHVAKLDEAVGYQLAPFAQAFAGKLVDKESDSVRGNDATSRIRSEEGKSIGNCGDHGFCGANVPIPCYTCIHFQPWVDGPHKEVYDSLLEERKRVEQITGDIAIVEILDRSILAVAEVVLKCEKRVKELSELENNVKGI, from the coding sequence ATGTATAATGCAATAAAAGATCCAGAATGGTTGAAAATAAAAGCAAAAGCGAATGGATATACATTTTCTTTGCATGAAAATATTTGGGTTTTGAATAAAGACTCAAGTATATACTTCACAGGTTTAGATGATCTATTAAAAGGAGAGTTGAAAATTAACTTTCTAAAGACCTTAGCGTATTTTGCCGAGCATTATAGTGGTAAATACACTATGAATTTATACTATAGAACGAAAGAGTACCTTCTCTTTTGCAAAGGAGAAAACACTTTTAGCCCCGAACAAATAATTAACTATAAATATTTCCTGTCAGATAAAATTTGGTATTTAAGTTTCGTTAAAATTTTCCTTAAGAAATGGTATGGATTAGGCTATTCAGGCATTACCAAAGAGATAGTTGATTTATTTGACAACTGGAGAATAAAAGGAAACATTAAAGGTGATTTAGTTAAGAGAAAAGACCCAAATGAAGGCCCACTAACTAACTGTGAGTTATCGGCTATCAATGAAAAATTAGTTCAGGCATATGAAAAAAATAAAATTAACAAAAGAGACCTAACTATCTCTTTGCTGCTCAGTCATACAGGAAGAAGAACCCTTCAGATCAGTCAATTAAAAATTAAAGACTTAATTTCCACTTCAAATAAAAAAGGAGAGAAAATATACTTCATTAACATCCCAAGAATAAAACAGAGAAATGTTGACTTTAGAAGTTCGTTTAAGTCGTTCGCACTTCATAAAGAATTATGGGAGTTGATCTATTCATTGATAGAAGAAAACCTTAAAAAGATGGAGAGTTATTCTGTTTTCAAATTAAATGATGAAGACTTAGAAGAGCTTCCTCTGTTTCCTTGTTGGAACGCCTTATCGGAAATAAAAAATGAAGGTGAATTTAAAAACAATTTATTAACAGATAAATATCACATCAAAACTAACAACATAAGAAGAATAATAAATAATATGGCAGAAAGATGCCAGATTTACTCAGAAAGAACAGGTGAGTTAATAAACCTTAATCCGCGTAGGTTTAGATATACCATAGGTACAAGAGCCGCAAGAGAAGGTTTTGGTGAGTTAATTATTGCGGAATTGCTCGATCATTCTGATACGCAAAATGCAGGTATTTATGTAAAGAACGTTCCTGAGCATGTAGCTAAACTGGATGAGGCGGTAGGCTACCAGCTTGCGCCATTCGCACAGGCTTTTGCTGGCAAGCTGGTAGATAAGGAAAGCGACTCAGTTAGGGGAAATGACGCTACAAGCCGCATAAGGAGTGAAGAAGGGAAATCTATAGGTAACTGTGGCGATCATGGCTTCTGTGGTGCAAATGTGCCTATTCCTTGTTATACCTGCATACACTTCCAACCTTGGGTAGATGGACCACATAAAGAAGTCTATGACAGTCTTTTAGAAGAGCGTAAGAGAGTAGAGCAGATCACAGGAGATATCGCCATAGTTGAAATTTTAGACCGAAGTATTTTAGCTGTTGCCGAAGTCGTTTTGAAATGCGAGAAACGAGTCAAGGAATTATCAGAGCTAGAAAATAATGTAAAAGGAATATAA
- a CDS encoding integrase, whose amino-acid sequence MDNIFQFKSKSHRTAEENMSEFIRKCRDELTVFGVDLNWNSHIWPNVAVFSQFGVTTRKPNPDQIMDEKFIDFAKAYLRYQQGHNPTGTKNELKALRAIELSLKEYTGSCNAQEINISVLNKAIEVAKPHYSVGAVYQCGRELEKLAKFLTKNKLVPTKLDSWKNPIKRPNDTVRTGLKGKQEREKKLPSEEALNAMAEIFSRSPDKPRDIFTSSIFAILMSAPSRISEVLSLPVDCEYTEKDKNGIERYGLRFFSGKGYDGDIKWIPTTMVEIAKEAIKRVRELTEPARKFAKWAEMHPLEFYNLDDSININNKKPLSIKEICYFLGVTYHKSNSLSFLRSKGFITENGHYCLDTLWPVIMKNLPQDFPWYDEKLKIKYSNALFCMNENQLHETRMSIPHSLFKPDNTFFSNDISSKTHVGDTRKNIFVRNGYIGENGEPIVLRSHQARHLLNTIAQRGGLSNLEIAKWSGRADVKQNRVYNHMTEFEMVKIAELVDITANKHSIISDVINENLPITTQQFNLLETGAAHVTEYGYCVHDYTMSPCNKFRDCINCSEQVCIKGDKLKLERIKERENKLNKLYNNAISNKDDYYGEDRWIEYHKKTLERLRELISIMENPDIADNAQIKLRGKDFSQLSKVMNKEKEPQLDDKKKQDENDILSDIRAIMGN is encoded by the coding sequence ATGGATAATATATTTCAATTTAAATCTAAATCACATAGAACTGCTGAAGAAAACATGTCTGAGTTCATCAGGAAATGTCGTGACGAATTAACTGTTTTTGGTGTAGATTTAAATTGGAATAGCCATATTTGGCCTAATGTTGCCGTCTTCTCACAGTTTGGTGTAACAACAAGAAAACCAAACCCAGACCAAATCATGGACGAAAAATTTATTGATTTTGCAAAAGCATATTTGAGATATCAGCAAGGCCATAATCCAACTGGTACTAAAAATGAACTTAAAGCATTACGAGCAATTGAACTTTCATTAAAGGAATATACTGGTAGCTGTAATGCACAAGAAATTAATATATCAGTCTTGAATAAAGCGATTGAAGTAGCAAAACCTCATTACTCAGTAGGCGCGGTCTATCAGTGTGGTAGAGAGTTGGAAAAATTAGCAAAGTTTTTAACAAAAAATAAATTAGTTCCAACCAAGCTTGACTCTTGGAAAAATCCCATTAAGCGACCAAACGATACGGTTAGAACAGGATTGAAAGGAAAACAAGAGCGAGAAAAGAAACTTCCAAGTGAAGAAGCTTTAAATGCTATGGCTGAGATTTTTTCCCGTTCCCCAGATAAGCCACGAGATATTTTCACCTCATCAATATTTGCAATATTAATGTCAGCACCTTCAAGAATATCAGAAGTTTTATCATTACCAGTAGATTGTGAATATACTGAAAAAGATAAAAATGGTATTGAAAGATATGGATTACGATTTTTTTCTGGAAAAGGATATGATGGCGATATCAAGTGGATACCAACCACTATGGTTGAAATTGCAAAGGAAGCGATTAAGAGAGTTCGAGAATTAACCGAGCCTGCCAGAAAATTTGCAAAATGGGCAGAGATGCATCCACTCGAATTCTATAATTTAGATGATAGCATTAACATTAATAACAAAAAACCTTTAAGCATTAAAGAAATATGCTATTTTTTAGGAGTTACTTACCACAAGAGCAATTCACTTTCATTTTTAAGAAGTAAAGGGTTTATTACTGAGAATGGACATTATTGTTTAGACACATTATGGCCTGTGATCATGAAGAATTTGCCGCAAGATTTTCCTTGGTACGATGAAAAGCTAAAAATAAAGTATAGCAACGCTTTGTTTTGCATGAATGAAAATCAATTACATGAAACAAGGATGTCGATCCCCCACTCACTTTTTAAACCAGATAATACATTTTTCTCTAATGATATATCTTCAAAAACTCATGTTGGAGACACTAGGAAAAACATTTTTGTCAGAAACGGCTATATAGGTGAAAATGGAGAGCCGATTGTTCTTAGGAGCCATCAGGCAAGGCACTTATTAAATACAATAGCCCAGAGAGGTGGACTCTCAAACCTTGAAATTGCGAAATGGTCTGGTAGAGCAGATGTAAAGCAAAATCGTGTATATAACCATATGACCGAATTTGAAATGGTGAAAATAGCAGAGTTGGTAGATATAACAGCTAATAAACACTCGATTATTAGTGATGTAATCAATGAGAATTTACCGATCACCACTCAACAATTCAACCTATTAGAAACTGGTGCAGCACATGTAACAGAATACGGATATTGCGTCCATGACTACACAATGAGTCCTTGCAATAAATTCCGCGACTGCATTAATTGCTCAGAACAAGTGTGTATAAAAGGGGATAAATTGAAATTAGAGCGAATAAAAGAACGAGAAAATAAGCTTAATAAGCTATACAACAATGCCATATCGAATAAGGATGATTACTATGGCGAAGACCGTTGGATTGAATATCACAAGAAAACATTAGAAAGACTTAGAGAACTAATATCTATAATGGAGAACCCAGATATTGCAGACAATGCTCAAATAAAATTACGTGGTAAAGATTTTAGTCAGTTAAGTAAAGTAATGAATAAAGAAAAAGAGCCTCAATTAGATGACAAAAAGAAACAAGATGAAAATGATATTCTTTCAGACATCAGAGCAATAATGGGAAATTAA
- a CDS encoding DUF4760 domain-containing protein: MQDISPAFFWNIEMDLIFLTTQSLPQNVSFIDWLLKNLPAATPIIALSATVIAYFGYRRQRRLHQEKLSYDFESFYQNDKELKEHRENLNTLFKKHRREKLDLKVFANLDSENDYGKSIMFVLNNWEKCAHAIKEELLDEDYLYNVFHIVALRAYTLLEGYIDARRKLPGNSDAYLNYRWLAERWKLKRLIEEEKNDTKDLEDLVMKASTLCFKTKKNKENGVKYKTKDLKKAYNELTLINKKKGFIQWIRYLLLQKF, from the coding sequence ATGCAGGACATCAGTCCTGCATTTTTTTGGAATATTGAAATGGATTTAATTTTTTTAACGACACAATCACTCCCGCAAAATGTTTCATTTATTGATTGGCTTCTAAAAAACCTCCCTGCAGCAACACCAATAATTGCTTTATCAGCTACAGTTATTGCATATTTTGGATATAGAAGACAAAGAAGATTACATCAAGAAAAATTATCTTATGACTTTGAGAGTTTTTATCAAAATGATAAAGAGCTAAAAGAGCATAGAGAAAATCTTAATACTCTTTTCAAGAAGCATAGAAGAGAGAAATTAGATCTGAAGGTGTTCGCAAATTTAGATTCAGAAAATGATTATGGAAAATCTATTATGTTTGTACTTAACAATTGGGAGAAATGTGCTCATGCAATAAAAGAGGAACTTTTAGATGAAGATTATTTATATAATGTATTTCATATTGTAGCGTTGCGAGCATATACTCTCTTGGAGGGCTATATTGATGCACGAAGAAAACTTCCTGGGAACAGTGATGCTTATCTTAATTATAGATGGTTAGCAGAAAGATGGAAGCTAAAACGGCTAATTGAAGAAGAAAAAAATGATACAAAAGACCTAGAAGATTTAGTGATGAAAGCTTCAACCTTGTGCTTTAAAACTAAAAAAAATAAAGAAAATGGAGTAAAGTATAAAACAAAAGATTTAAAAAAAGCATACAATGAATTAACATTAATTAATAAGAAAAAAGGTTTTATTCAATGGATAAGATATCTATTACTTCAAAAATTTTAA
- a CDS encoding GNAT family N-acetyltransferase: MMNLDREIIINSVEPDDYDQWLPYWESYQTFYNVQLHDEVTETTWDRFFKAEIPVHCAVAREGLRIIGFVHFVFHDSTWGVNSYCYLEDLFVAPTARGKNVGKKLIEYVREKAQEKHCDRLYWHTQETNKTAQRLYDWVAEKPGVIEYRMPL; encoded by the coding sequence ATGATGAATTTAGATCGGGAAATTATAATTAATTCAGTCGAGCCAGATGATTACGATCAATGGCTGCCCTATTGGGAAAGTTATCAAACGTTCTATAACGTCCAGCTTCACGATGAAGTGACGGAAACAACCTGGGATCGTTTTTTTAAAGCGGAGATTCCCGTGCACTGCGCCGTAGCGAGAGAAGGCTTACGCATTATCGGCTTCGTACACTTTGTTTTTCACGATTCCACATGGGGAGTAAACTCTTATTGTTATTTAGAGGATCTGTTTGTTGCTCCGACCGCTCGCGGTAAAAACGTTGGCAAAAAACTCATTGAGTACGTGAGAGAAAAGGCGCAGGAAAAGCACTGCGATCGTCTGTATTGGCATACTCAGGAAACCAATAAAACAGCGCAGCGTCTTTATGATTGGGTGGCAGAAAAACCGGGCGTTATCGAATATAGAATGCCGCTTTAA
- a CDS encoding cell wall-binding protein, translating to MKKHSLLAIIISSSFFLAGCSDEPSEKDIYNAFNDAIEDSRNASGLTGYNPEFLNNMLKSIKKINCSEQQGKNYKCNIEIVIENKKVEREVNLTKTDKGWRIPDRIF from the coding sequence ATGAAAAAACACTCACTTCTTGCAATTATTATTTCCTCTTCTTTTTTTCTTGCTGGTTGTAGTGATGAACCATCTGAAAAAGATATTTATAATGCCTTCAATGATGCCATTGAAGACTCTCGTAATGCTTCAGGATTAACTGGCTACAATCCCGAATTTTTAAATAACATGCTCAAGTCAATAAAGAAAATAAATTGCTCAGAGCAGCAAGGAAAAAACTATAAATGTAATATAGAAATTGTCATAGAAAATAAAAAAGTAGAGCGTGAAGTTAATTTAACAAAAACAGATAAAGGGTGGAGAATACCAGACAGAATTTTTTAA
- a CDS encoding tyrosine-type recombinase/integrase: MSYGTKNFMLKSSERYCLIIDYSTKLPVYHPNLFITTQVRNKSESVSTMKATSASLVVFLNFLDSRNINLEERVYTNKFFSPYEIDALRDFTQKKKTEKGNVKFIKKKSNEYVASLTHYHRLTVIYKYIEWLSIHLVNNQNDFFISQLQNCIKQIKERRPHKKGRNELINDKSLSSEEIELLFEVIRVGSELNPFSESAQRRNRLIILMLYYLGVRGGELLNIKVSDINFSSNQLSILIRADDKTDTRIMQPLVKTNERIIPISDSLAKEIHYYILNERRHYVKNKKHDYLFVNHKKGMGLPLSYMAYNKVISVIKKSTPNLESLTGHMLRHTWNVEFSKRMDSMDNPPSEARQEQLRSYIMGWKSGSGSASHYNKRFVNEKSHEVALLLQNNLKEK; this comes from the coding sequence ATGAGTTACGGCACTAAGAATTTTATGCTAAAAAGTTCTGAACGGTATTGTCTGATCATAGACTACTCAACGAAACTTCCCGTCTATCATCCGAATCTTTTCATTACTACCCAAGTAAGAAATAAAAGTGAATCAGTTTCAACAATGAAAGCTACCTCTGCCTCGTTAGTTGTCTTCTTAAATTTTCTTGATAGTAGGAATATAAATCTTGAAGAAAGGGTTTATACAAATAAATTTTTTAGCCCCTACGAAATTGATGCATTAAGAGATTTCACTCAAAAAAAGAAAACTGAGAAAGGTAATGTAAAATTTATCAAAAAAAAGTCTAATGAATATGTAGCGTCGTTAACTCACTATCACAGGCTAACTGTTATTTATAAATACATAGAGTGGTTATCTATTCATTTAGTTAACAACCAAAATGATTTTTTCATTAGTCAATTACAGAATTGCATCAAACAAATAAAAGAAAGAAGACCGCATAAGAAGGGACGAAATGAATTAATCAATGATAAGTCATTAAGCTCAGAAGAAATAGAGCTATTGTTTGAAGTGATAAGGGTTGGTTCTGAATTAAACCCATTTAGTGAGAGTGCTCAAAGAAGAAACAGATTAATTATATTAATGCTGTATTATTTGGGTGTTCGTGGCGGTGAATTATTAAATATTAAGGTCAGCGACATAAATTTCTCTTCAAACCAATTAAGTATATTAATAAGAGCCGATGATAAAACTGACACAAGGATCATGCAACCATTAGTAAAAACAAATGAAAGAATAATCCCGATCAGTGATAGCTTGGCGAAAGAAATACACTACTATATTTTAAATGAAAGAAGACATTATGTAAAAAATAAAAAACATGATTATCTTTTCGTTAATCATAAAAAAGGGATGGGACTTCCTTTAAGTTATATGGCTTATAATAAAGTAATAAGCGTTATAAAAAAATCCACTCCTAATTTAGAAAGTTTAACAGGACACATGTTAAGGCATACATGGAATGTAGAGTTTTCAAAAAGAATGGACTCAATGGACAACCCGCCATCTGAAGCAAGGCAAGAGCAGTTAAGGTCTTATATCATGGGATGGAAGTCAGGGTCAGGAAGTGCTTCTCATTATAACAAAAGGTTTGTTAACGAAAAATCTCATGAAGTGGCATTATTACTCCAAAACAATCTAAAGGAAAAATAA